In the genome of Abditibacteriota bacterium, one region contains:
- a CDS encoding NAD(P)-dependent oxidoreductase, whose product MKIAVVCANGKAGKLIVKEAVSRGMDVTAVVRDENKSMAPKALIKDLMELTAADLAGFDAVVDAFGAWEEDKLDGHVKTSQHLCDLLSGTDTRLLIVGGAGSLFVDPEHTAVVCDGPDFPAVFLPLAKAQGEELAKLRERNDVKWTFISPAGDFQAEGERTGKYILAGEELTLNSRGESIISYADYAVAMVDEIEKGDHIQQRISVVRE is encoded by the coding sequence ATGAAGATAGCAGTTGTATGCGCCAACGGCAAGGCCGGTAAGCTGATAGTCAAAGAAGCAGTGTCCCGCGGCATGGACGTTACTGCCGTTGTACGCGATGAGAACAAAAGTATGGCGCCAAAGGCCCTGATAAAGGATCTGATGGAGCTGACCGCAGCCGATCTTGCCGGCTTTGACGCGGTGGTGGATGCGTTTGGGGCGTGGGAGGAGGACAAGCTGGACGGCCACGTGAAGACTTCCCAGCATCTGTGCGATCTTCTCAGCGGCACGGACACCCGTCTCCTGATCGTCGGCGGCGCAGGCAGCCTGTTCGTGGATCCGGAGCATACGGCGGTAGTATGCGATGGCCCGGATTTCCCGGCAGTGTTCCTTCCTCTTGCAAAGGCGCAGGGCGAGGAACTGGCAAAGCTCCGTGAAAGAAATGACGTAAAGTGGACGTTCATCAGCCCTGCCGGCGATTTTCAGGCGGAGGGTGAACGCACCGGCAAATACATTCTTGCCGGCGAAGAACTCACGCTGAACAGCCGCGGAGAGAGCATCATCAGCTATGCGGATTATGCCGTCGCTATGGTGGACGAGATCGAAAAGGGCGATCACATTCAGCAGCGTATTTCTGTGGTCCGTGAGTAA